The following coding sequences are from one Nonlabens arenilitoris window:
- a CDS encoding peroxiredoxin: MAIVGRQFPSIDVDAMNEMGDTFKLNVLEEAKNKNKKVLLFWYPKDFTFVCPTELHAFQTALGEFEKRNTIVIGASCDTPEVHFAWLNTAKDDGGIEGVTYPILADSNRNLANMLDILDVEEEYNDDLEGYILKGDNVTFRATYLIDEEGTVFHEGVNHMPVGRNVNEFLRMIDAYTHVQKNGEVCPANWEEGKDAMSADRKSTAAYLSQN, translated from the coding sequence ATGGCAATAGTAGGAAGACAGTTTCCAAGTATCGATGTAGATGCAATGAACGAAATGGGAGATACGTTTAAATTAAACGTTCTTGAAGAAGCAAAAAATAAGAATAAGAAAGTATTACTTTTTTGGTATCCTAAAGATTTCACTTTTGTATGCCCTACTGAGTTACATGCTTTTCAAACTGCTTTAGGTGAATTTGAAAAGAGAAATACTATCGTAATAGGTGCATCATGTGATACTCCAGAAGTACACTTTGCATGGTTAAATACTGCAAAAGACGATGGTGGAATTGAAGGTGTAACTTACCCAATTCTTGCAGACTCTAACCGTAATCTTGCAAACATGCTAGATATACTAGATGTAGAAGAAGAGTACAATGATGATTTAGAAGGATATATCCTTAAAGGTGATAATGTAACCTTCCGTGCTACATACCTTATTGATGAAGAAGGTACGGTATTTCATGAAGGTGTGAACCACATGCCAGTAGGTCGTAACGTAAATGAATTCTTAAGAATGATTGATGCTTACACTCACGTACAAAAGAATGGTGAGGTTTGTCCTGCAAACTGGGAAGAAGGAAAAGATGCAATGAGTGCTGACCGTAAAAGTACAGCTGCATACCTATCTCAAAACTAA
- a CDS encoding thioredoxin family protein, whose protein sequence is MQTLEQDNLQEIVANNDTVIVQYMASWCGNCRLMKPKFKKLAAENENTTFLIVDAEKFPESRKMATVDNLPTFATFKGGSFVNQVQTNKFENLKELVHEVTNN, encoded by the coding sequence ATGCAAACTTTAGAACAAGATAACCTACAGGAAATCGTTGCAAACAACGATACTGTAATAGTACAATATATGGCTAGCTGGTGCGGAAACTGCCGCCTAATGAAGCCTAAGTTTAAAAAACTAGCTGCCGAAAATGAGAATACGACATTCTTAATAGTAGACGCAGAAAAGTTCCCAGAATCACGTAAAATGGCAACTGTAGATAACCTACCTACGTTTGCAACATTTAAAGGCGGCTCTTTTGTAAATCAAGTACAAACTAACAAGTTTGAAAACCTTAAAGAATTAGTACATGAAGTTACCAATAATTAG
- a CDS encoding DUF6952 family protein, whose product MKLPIIRHLQKGTTPDQLEATLEVLEHFSEHRSVTDEEMDVVGELITNICGALEVHANVAQGMSGIEAANAFAQKVMGSIDQ is encoded by the coding sequence ATGAAGTTACCAATAATTAGACATCTACAAAAAGGTACTACTCCAGATCAATTAGAGGCTACTCTAGAGGTTTTAGAGCATTTCTCTGAACATAGATCTGTAACTGATGAAGAAATGGATGTTGTAGGTGAATTAATCACTAACATCTGTGGTGCCTTAGAAGTACACGCTAATGTAGCACAAGGCATGAGTGGCATAGAAGCGGCAAATGCTTTTGCTCAAAAAGTTATGGGCTCAATAGACCAGTAA